From Lonchura striata isolate bLonStr1 chromosome 3, bLonStr1.mat, whole genome shotgun sequence, one genomic window encodes:
- the CYRIA gene encoding CYFIP-related Rac1 interactor A isoform X2, with translation MRNQMGNLLKVLTCTELDQGPNFFLDFENAQPTDGEREVWNQISAVLQDSESMLADLQAYKGAGQEIRDAIQNPNDIQLQEKAWNSVCPLVVRLKRFYEFSLRLEKALQSLLESLTCPPYTPTQHLEREQALAKEFAEILHFTLRFDELKMRNPAIQNDFSYYRRTISRNRINNMHLDIENEVNNEMANRMSLFYAEATPMLKTLSNATTHFVSENKTLPIENTTDCLSTMASVCKVMLETPEYRSRFTSEETLMFCMRVMVGVIILYDHVHPVGAFSKTSKIDMKGCIKVLKEQPPDSVEGLLNALRFTTKHLNDESTSKQIRAMLQ, from the exons gaACCAAATGGGAAATCTTTTAAAAGTTCTCACTTGCACAGAGCTTGATCAGGGGCCAAATTTTTTCCTTGACTTTGAAA ATGCACAGCCCACGGATGGAGAAAGGGAGGTCTGGAACCAGATCAGTGCAGTTTTACAGGACTCAGAAAGCATGCTTGCAGACCTTCAGGCTTACAAAGGAGCTGGACAAGAAATTAGAGAT gcAATACAAAATCCCAATGATATTCAGCTGCAAGAAAAAGCATGGAATTCAGTCTGTCCCCTGGTTGTAAGGCTAAAGCGCTTTTATGAATTTTCACTCAGATTAG AGAAAGCCCTGCAGAGTTTACTGGAATCCTTGACATGCCCTCCCTACACTCCTACTCAGCACCTGGAACGGGAACAGGCTCTAGCAAAAGAGTTTGCAGAAATCTTACATTTTACTCTTCGTTTTGATGAACTTAAG ATGAGAAACCCAGCGATTCAGAATGACTTCAGTTATTACAGGCGGACAATAAGTcgcaacagaataaacaacatGCAT CTAGACATTGAGAATGAAGTAAACAATGAAATGGCCAATAGGATGTCCCTGTTCTATGCAGAGGCCACACCAATGCTGAAAACCCTCAGTAATGCAACGACACATTTTGTATCAGAA AACAAAACGTTGCCAATTGAAAATACAACAGACTGTCTAAGTACTATGGCCAGTGTATGTAAAGTCATGTTGGAAACACC agAGTACAGGAGTAGATTCACCAGTGAAGAGACCCTTATGTTCTGCATGCGAGTAATGGTGGGAGTTATTATTCTGTACGATCACGTTCATCCTGTGGGAGCTTTCTCAAAGACATCAAAGATTGAT ATGAAGGGATGCATAAAAGTTTTAAAGGAACAACCACCTGACTCTGTGGAAGGACTTCTGAATGCTCTCAG GTTCACTACAAAACACCTGAATGATGAATCTACTTCAAAACAAATTCGAGCTATGCTGCAGTAG
- the CYRIA gene encoding CYFIP-related Rac1 interactor A isoform X1, with translation MRFAGMGNLLKVLTREIENYPHFFLDFENAQPTDGEREVWNQISAVLQDSESMLADLQAYKGAGQEIRDAIQNPNDIQLQEKAWNSVCPLVVRLKRFYEFSLRLEKALQSLLESLTCPPYTPTQHLEREQALAKEFAEILHFTLRFDELKMRNPAIQNDFSYYRRTISRNRINNMHLDIENEVNNEMANRMSLFYAEATPMLKTLSNATTHFVSENKTLPIENTTDCLSTMASVCKVMLETPEYRSRFTSEETLMFCMRVMVGVIILYDHVHPVGAFSKTSKIDMKGCIKVLKEQPPDSVEGLLNALRFTTKHLNDESTSKQIRAMLQ, from the exons GTTTGCTGGGATGGGTAATCTTCTTAAGGTCCTTACCAGGGAAATTGAAAACTATCCacattttttcctggattttgaAA ATGCACAGCCCACGGATGGAGAAAGGGAGGTCTGGAACCAGATCAGTGCAGTTTTACAGGACTCAGAAAGCATGCTTGCAGACCTTCAGGCTTACAAAGGAGCTGGACAAGAAATTAGAGAT gcAATACAAAATCCCAATGATATTCAGCTGCAAGAAAAAGCATGGAATTCAGTCTGTCCCCTGGTTGTAAGGCTAAAGCGCTTTTATGAATTTTCACTCAGATTAG AGAAAGCCCTGCAGAGTTTACTGGAATCCTTGACATGCCCTCCCTACACTCCTACTCAGCACCTGGAACGGGAACAGGCTCTAGCAAAAGAGTTTGCAGAAATCTTACATTTTACTCTTCGTTTTGATGAACTTAAG ATGAGAAACCCAGCGATTCAGAATGACTTCAGTTATTACAGGCGGACAATAAGTcgcaacagaataaacaacatGCAT CTAGACATTGAGAATGAAGTAAACAATGAAATGGCCAATAGGATGTCCCTGTTCTATGCAGAGGCCACACCAATGCTGAAAACCCTCAGTAATGCAACGACACATTTTGTATCAGAA AACAAAACGTTGCCAATTGAAAATACAACAGACTGTCTAAGTACTATGGCCAGTGTATGTAAAGTCATGTTGGAAACACC agAGTACAGGAGTAGATTCACCAGTGAAGAGACCCTTATGTTCTGCATGCGAGTAATGGTGGGAGTTATTATTCTGTACGATCACGTTCATCCTGTGGGAGCTTTCTCAAAGACATCAAAGATTGAT ATGAAGGGATGCATAAAAGTTTTAAAGGAACAACCACCTGACTCTGTGGAAGGACTTCTGAATGCTCTCAG GTTCACTACAAAACACCTGAATGATGAATCTACTTCAAAACAAATTCGAGCTATGCTGCAGTAG
- the CYRIA gene encoding CYFIP-related Rac1 interactor A isoform X6, translating to MLADLQAYKGAGQEIRDAIQNPNDIQLQEKAWNSVCPLVVRLKRFYEFSLRLEKALQSLLESLTCPPYTPTQHLEREQALAKEFAEILHFTLRFDELKMRNPAIQNDFSYYRRTISRNRINNMHLDIENEVNNEMANRMSLFYAEATPMLKTLSNATTHFVSENKTLPIENTTDCLSTMASVCKVMLETPEYRSRFTSEETLMFCMRVMVGVIILYDHVHPVGAFSKTSKIDMKGCIKVLKEQPPDSVEGLLNALRFTTKHLNDESTSKQIRAMLQ from the exons ATGCTTGCAGACCTTCAGGCTTACAAAGGAGCTGGACAAGAAATTAGAGAT gcAATACAAAATCCCAATGATATTCAGCTGCAAGAAAAAGCATGGAATTCAGTCTGTCCCCTGGTTGTAAGGCTAAAGCGCTTTTATGAATTTTCACTCAGATTAG AGAAAGCCCTGCAGAGTTTACTGGAATCCTTGACATGCCCTCCCTACACTCCTACTCAGCACCTGGAACGGGAACAGGCTCTAGCAAAAGAGTTTGCAGAAATCTTACATTTTACTCTTCGTTTTGATGAACTTAAG ATGAGAAACCCAGCGATTCAGAATGACTTCAGTTATTACAGGCGGACAATAAGTcgcaacagaataaacaacatGCAT CTAGACATTGAGAATGAAGTAAACAATGAAATGGCCAATAGGATGTCCCTGTTCTATGCAGAGGCCACACCAATGCTGAAAACCCTCAGTAATGCAACGACACATTTTGTATCAGAA AACAAAACGTTGCCAATTGAAAATACAACAGACTGTCTAAGTACTATGGCCAGTGTATGTAAAGTCATGTTGGAAACACC agAGTACAGGAGTAGATTCACCAGTGAAGAGACCCTTATGTTCTGCATGCGAGTAATGGTGGGAGTTATTATTCTGTACGATCACGTTCATCCTGTGGGAGCTTTCTCAAAGACATCAAAGATTGAT ATGAAGGGATGCATAAAAGTTTTAAAGGAACAACCACCTGACTCTGTGGAAGGACTTCTGAATGCTCTCAG GTTCACTACAAAACACCTGAATGATGAATCTACTTCAAAACAAATTCGAGCTATGCTGCAGTAG
- the CYRIA gene encoding CYFIP-related Rac1 interactor A isoform X4: MGNLLKVLTREIENYPHFFLDFENAQPTDGEREVWNQISAVLQDSESMLADLQAYKGAGQEIRDAIQNPNDIQLQEKAWNSVCPLVVRLKRFYEFSLRLEKALQSLLESLTCPPYTPTQHLEREQALAKEFAEILHFTLRFDELKMRNPAIQNDFSYYRRTISRNRINNMHLDIENEVNNEMANRMSLFYAEATPMLKTLSNATTHFVSENKTLPIENTTDCLSTMASVCKVMLETPEYRSRFTSEETLMFCMRVMVGVIILYDHVHPVGAFSKTSKIDMKGCIKVLKEQPPDSVEGLLNALRFTTKHLNDESTSKQIRAMLQ; encoded by the exons ATGGGTAATCTTCTTAAGGTCCTTACCAGGGAAATTGAAAACTATCCacattttttcctggattttgaAA ATGCACAGCCCACGGATGGAGAAAGGGAGGTCTGGAACCAGATCAGTGCAGTTTTACAGGACTCAGAAAGCATGCTTGCAGACCTTCAGGCTTACAAAGGAGCTGGACAAGAAATTAGAGAT gcAATACAAAATCCCAATGATATTCAGCTGCAAGAAAAAGCATGGAATTCAGTCTGTCCCCTGGTTGTAAGGCTAAAGCGCTTTTATGAATTTTCACTCAGATTAG AGAAAGCCCTGCAGAGTTTACTGGAATCCTTGACATGCCCTCCCTACACTCCTACTCAGCACCTGGAACGGGAACAGGCTCTAGCAAAAGAGTTTGCAGAAATCTTACATTTTACTCTTCGTTTTGATGAACTTAAG ATGAGAAACCCAGCGATTCAGAATGACTTCAGTTATTACAGGCGGACAATAAGTcgcaacagaataaacaacatGCAT CTAGACATTGAGAATGAAGTAAACAATGAAATGGCCAATAGGATGTCCCTGTTCTATGCAGAGGCCACACCAATGCTGAAAACCCTCAGTAATGCAACGACACATTTTGTATCAGAA AACAAAACGTTGCCAATTGAAAATACAACAGACTGTCTAAGTACTATGGCCAGTGTATGTAAAGTCATGTTGGAAACACC agAGTACAGGAGTAGATTCACCAGTGAAGAGACCCTTATGTTCTGCATGCGAGTAATGGTGGGAGTTATTATTCTGTACGATCACGTTCATCCTGTGGGAGCTTTCTCAAAGACATCAAAGATTGAT ATGAAGGGATGCATAAAAGTTTTAAAGGAACAACCACCTGACTCTGTGGAAGGACTTCTGAATGCTCTCAG GTTCACTACAAAACACCTGAATGATGAATCTACTTCAAAACAAATTCGAGCTATGCTGCAGTAG
- the CYRIA gene encoding CYFIP-related Rac1 interactor A isoform X5 codes for MRFAGMGNLLKVLTREIENYPHFFLDFENAQPTDGEREVWNQISAVLQDSESMLADLQAYKGAGQEIRDAIQNPNDIQLQEKAWNSVCPLVVRLKRFYEFSLRLEKALQSLLESLTCPPYTPTQHLEREQALAKEFAEILHFTLRFDELKMRNPAIQNDFSYYRRTISRNRINNMHLDIENEVNNEMANRMSLFYAEATPMLKTLSNATTHFVSENKTLPIENTTDCLSTMASVCKVMLETPEYRSRFTSEETLMFCMRVMVGVIILYDHVHPVGAFSKTSKIDWHASVPR; via the exons GTTTGCTGGGATGGGTAATCTTCTTAAGGTCCTTACCAGGGAAATTGAAAACTATCCacattttttcctggattttgaAA ATGCACAGCCCACGGATGGAGAAAGGGAGGTCTGGAACCAGATCAGTGCAGTTTTACAGGACTCAGAAAGCATGCTTGCAGACCTTCAGGCTTACAAAGGAGCTGGACAAGAAATTAGAGAT gcAATACAAAATCCCAATGATATTCAGCTGCAAGAAAAAGCATGGAATTCAGTCTGTCCCCTGGTTGTAAGGCTAAAGCGCTTTTATGAATTTTCACTCAGATTAG AGAAAGCCCTGCAGAGTTTACTGGAATCCTTGACATGCCCTCCCTACACTCCTACTCAGCACCTGGAACGGGAACAGGCTCTAGCAAAAGAGTTTGCAGAAATCTTACATTTTACTCTTCGTTTTGATGAACTTAAG ATGAGAAACCCAGCGATTCAGAATGACTTCAGTTATTACAGGCGGACAATAAGTcgcaacagaataaacaacatGCAT CTAGACATTGAGAATGAAGTAAACAATGAAATGGCCAATAGGATGTCCCTGTTCTATGCAGAGGCCACACCAATGCTGAAAACCCTCAGTAATGCAACGACACATTTTGTATCAGAA AACAAAACGTTGCCAATTGAAAATACAACAGACTGTCTAAGTACTATGGCCAGTGTATGTAAAGTCATGTTGGAAACACC agAGTACAGGAGTAGATTCACCAGTGAAGAGACCCTTATGTTCTGCATGCGAGTAATGGTGGGAGTTATTATTCTGTACGATCACGTTCATCCTGTGGGAGCTTTCTCAAAGACATCAAAGATTGAT TGGCATGCTTCTGTTCCCAGATGA
- the CYRIA gene encoding CYFIP-related Rac1 interactor A isoform X3, protein MGNLLKVLTCTELDQGPNFFLDFENAQPTDGEREVWNQISAVLQDSESMLADLQAYKGAGQEIRDAIQNPNDIQLQEKAWNSVCPLVVRLKRFYEFSLRLEKALQSLLESLTCPPYTPTQHLEREQALAKEFAEILHFTLRFDELKMRNPAIQNDFSYYRRTISRNRINNMHLDIENEVNNEMANRMSLFYAEATPMLKTLSNATTHFVSENKTLPIENTTDCLSTMASVCKVMLETPEYRSRFTSEETLMFCMRVMVGVIILYDHVHPVGAFSKTSKIDMKGCIKVLKEQPPDSVEGLLNALRFTTKHLNDESTSKQIRAMLQ, encoded by the exons ATGGGAAATCTTTTAAAAGTTCTCACTTGCACAGAGCTTGATCAGGGGCCAAATTTTTTCCTTGACTTTGAAA ATGCACAGCCCACGGATGGAGAAAGGGAGGTCTGGAACCAGATCAGTGCAGTTTTACAGGACTCAGAAAGCATGCTTGCAGACCTTCAGGCTTACAAAGGAGCTGGACAAGAAATTAGAGAT gcAATACAAAATCCCAATGATATTCAGCTGCAAGAAAAAGCATGGAATTCAGTCTGTCCCCTGGTTGTAAGGCTAAAGCGCTTTTATGAATTTTCACTCAGATTAG AGAAAGCCCTGCAGAGTTTACTGGAATCCTTGACATGCCCTCCCTACACTCCTACTCAGCACCTGGAACGGGAACAGGCTCTAGCAAAAGAGTTTGCAGAAATCTTACATTTTACTCTTCGTTTTGATGAACTTAAG ATGAGAAACCCAGCGATTCAGAATGACTTCAGTTATTACAGGCGGACAATAAGTcgcaacagaataaacaacatGCAT CTAGACATTGAGAATGAAGTAAACAATGAAATGGCCAATAGGATGTCCCTGTTCTATGCAGAGGCCACACCAATGCTGAAAACCCTCAGTAATGCAACGACACATTTTGTATCAGAA AACAAAACGTTGCCAATTGAAAATACAACAGACTGTCTAAGTACTATGGCCAGTGTATGTAAAGTCATGTTGGAAACACC agAGTACAGGAGTAGATTCACCAGTGAAGAGACCCTTATGTTCTGCATGCGAGTAATGGTGGGAGTTATTATTCTGTACGATCACGTTCATCCTGTGGGAGCTTTCTCAAAGACATCAAAGATTGAT ATGAAGGGATGCATAAAAGTTTTAAAGGAACAACCACCTGACTCTGTGGAAGGACTTCTGAATGCTCTCAG GTTCACTACAAAACACCTGAATGATGAATCTACTTCAAAACAAATTCGAGCTATGCTGCAGTAG